In Spirochaeta lutea, a single genomic region encodes these proteins:
- a CDS encoding sugar ABC transporter substrate-binding protein: protein MGRVLSRLGFVALGALVVSLVFSGVLIVDLLGSPIGNTAGEDRPEPDLFVSLFLPASESPYMQQIIQGARESAQDHGLGLSVHRLGDGNFRFAGLSGTNGVIVYPTLDEQYIRSTLYDLRNRGIPTVLMEHGIHDVEPWPLVGTNNFDLGRRIGEILLAQNQEERVVIVYSQRSPGIWAEKELVEMGIASVSGLSLAAPVQSRLTSENPLGAEDLMNQILRNESQVTTLVFTDTDDTLAALQVLIDLNMVGRVEVIGFGTDEQILDYLSTGILTATLVIRPQEIGYNAVKVLNEQIRRGFSPGYQDTPVSVLWGGS from the coding sequence ATGGGCAGGGTACTTTCGAGGTTAGGATTTGTCGCTCTCGGCGCATTAGTGGTATCTCTGGTTTTTTCAGGGGTGCTTATTGTGGATCTGCTGGGTAGCCCCATCGGCAATACAGCCGGAGAGGATAGGCCCGAGCCGGACCTGTTTGTTTCGCTCTTTCTTCCGGCATCAGAATCACCCTATATGCAGCAAATCATTCAGGGAGCCAGGGAAAGCGCCCAGGATCATGGACTGGGGTTGTCGGTGCACCGCCTGGGAGACGGGAACTTTCGGTTTGCGGGACTGTCTGGGACCAACGGGGTTATCGTGTATCCCACCCTGGATGAGCAGTATATTCGCAGCACCCTGTACGATCTGCGGAACCGGGGAATCCCCACGGTACTGATGGAGCACGGGATTCATGATGTAGAGCCCTGGCCTCTGGTGGGGACGAATAATTTTGACCTGGGGCGGCGGATCGGCGAGATCCTCTTGGCCCAGAACCAGGAAGAGCGGGTGGTGATCGTCTACAGTCAGCGGTCTCCGGGAATTTGGGCGGAGAAGGAGCTGGTGGAGATGGGGATAGCCTCGGTTTCCGGGCTTTCTTTGGCTGCCCCGGTCCAGAGCCGGCTGACGAGTGAGAATCCCCTAGGCGCCGAGGATCTCATGAACCAGATTTTGAGAAACGAATCCCAGGTTACGACCCTGGTATTTACCGATACCGACGATACCCTGGCAGCCCTGCAGGTCCTCATCGATCTGAATATGGTCGGCAGGGTGGAGGTTATCGGATTCGGTACGGATGAGCAGATTCTGGATTACCTGTCTACGGGAATTCTGACGGCAACCCTGGTGATTAGGCCCCAGGAGATCGGCTACAATGCCGTGAAGGTGCTCAATGAGCAGATCCGCAGGGGCTTTTCCCCGGGATACCAGGATACTCCGGTGTCGGTGTTGTGGGGCGGATCATGA
- a CDS encoding helix-turn-helix transcriptional regulator, translated as MSHILFFLYILLLAGGTAGVASLAILHYRLRHRLSGLFLFVNTCLVGALFLSLVSYYLKSLIVYPADLRGLFGGISYLLGILVYGGTAVALLPLPGTQRAGLIGFTGLVILAMGIQFGFLVTESVRAMEVMRLPLMGVISGYLAYLGWTMIRVRVVPASETLDWLVTALGWVTLVFALGSAGYYLAARFLPVLAGLEISLDYIVALAWSGVSVAAFLRYLRLPQAVWAEEEISPAFIKQYGITARELDVIRQVSRGLSNKQIAQELGVSFTTIRTHLYNIFQKTGVQSRVELLRCISGYRE; from the coding sequence GTGAGCCACATACTATTTTTTTTGTACATCCTGCTTCTGGCCGGAGGAACTGCCGGCGTTGCATCCCTGGCGATTCTCCATTATCGGCTCCGGCATAGGCTGTCGGGGCTGTTTTTGTTTGTGAATACCTGTTTGGTAGGGGCATTGTTTCTGTCCCTGGTGAGCTATTACCTGAAAAGTCTGATTGTGTATCCCGCGGATCTGAGAGGGTTATTCGGAGGCATTTCCTATCTGCTGGGAATATTGGTTTACGGAGGAACGGCCGTTGCGCTTTTGCCCCTGCCCGGAACCCAGAGGGCAGGACTCATCGGGTTCACCGGGCTGGTAATTCTGGCTATGGGGATACAGTTTGGGTTTCTGGTGACCGAAAGTGTCAGAGCCATGGAGGTTATGCGGCTGCCCCTGATGGGGGTAATTTCCGGGTATCTCGCCTATCTGGGATGGACTATGATCCGGGTACGGGTCGTGCCTGCTTCGGAGACCCTGGATTGGTTGGTGACGGCCCTGGGATGGGTAACCCTGGTGTTTGCCCTGGGGTCGGCGGGCTATTACCTGGCTGCCAGGTTTTTGCCGGTCCTGGCGGGCCTTGAAATCTCCCTGGATTATATCGTCGCCCTGGCGTGGAGCGGGGTATCGGTGGCGGCATTTCTGCGCTACCTGCGGCTTCCCCAGGCGGTGTGGGCGGAGGAGGAGATCAGCCCGGCCTTTATCAAGCAGTACGGGATCACCGCCCGGGAGCTGGATGTGATCCGGCAGGTCAGCCGGGGTTTGAGCAATAAGCAGATAGCCCAGGAGCTGGGGGTCTCCTTCACCACCATCCGCACCCATCTGTATAATATTTTCCAGAAGACGGGGGTGCAAAGCCGGGTTGAGCTGCTGCGTTGCATCTCTGGTTATCGGGAATAG